TATGGTTAGAATATAGGTGCTTGTCCCAGATGCCTCATTCAAACCATAGATTGCCATCTTCCTCTTTTTAGCAATATCTTTTGCCTTTCCAATGATAACCTTCAATTCACCAAACTGAATTGCCCCTGTTGGGCATGCTTCTGCACATGCTGGCTCCCTACCCTCAACGATTCTGTGGGCACATAGGTTACATTTTTCAATCTTCTGTGTTTTTTCATCATATTGAGGTATAGAAAATGGGCATGCCTTAACACAACTCTGGCAGCCTATGCACTTTTCTTTATCGTAAAGTACTGGTCCGTATTCTGATTTAGTTAAGGCATTTACTGGGCACACCTTCACGCATTCAGGGTTAAAACAATGCATACATCTCTTATGATATAATCCGCTGTCATTTATAGCCACAAAGGTCTTGAACAAACCATTGGCCGCCTGTCTATGAATTCTAAATTCCTGAATGCATCTATAACAACAGGTATTGCATCCTGTACAATAGTTTGTATCGATTAAAATTCCATATGCTTTCATGGGCTTTCACCTTCCTTTATAATTTTTTAATGCTTACATACACATCTTCCACCCATCCCATTCCAGTTGGGTCAAAATCCTTCACTATATTGGGATTTTTCTGTGGGATCAAGTCACCATCTCTATAACCCCAATTGCCTGCAACCTTTAGGTTTTTAGCCCTATGACCTATGCCATGAAAGAGTAGAACGCAATCTTTTCTCAATATCCTGTTTGTGATATGAACCTTTGCCTTAACAGGTCTTGGAAGGTCTTCCATAAACTCAGGGTTGTTTTCAAGGATTACCATATCACCTTCTTTGACACCTATCTCTTTTGCTGCCTCAGGATTTATCCATACACAGTCCATAAAGTTCTTTTCTGTTATTTTCTTAAGGATAGGATTATTTATAAAGTTAGGGTCAGCATGTATTAGCCATGGTGCCCTTGTAATGAGAATAGAAAATTTATAATCTCCTTTTGGATTTTGCCACCTTGATAACCATGTAGGGGCAGGTTCAAAACCTACGTTTTTAAACTCATCTATAAACATCCTTACCCTGCCATTTGGTCTCCCATATCCTATTTCTTTAATTGTTTTGTAGTTTTCGTATTTCTTTTTATTTATCCATAAAGCGCCTTTACTCATAAATTCTGCCATATTTGATGCAATGCCTGCATTTTTCAATGCATGGTCACTCATATTTAATGGAACTATTTTTTTAGGGTCTCCACTCCCGTCTATAGTCCAGTATTCTGGGGCGAGTGCCATTCCTATCTTTAAGGCAAGGCTACCCCAACCTATCTGGTCACCAGGGGTCTTTTGCACAGGAGAGCCACCTACATAGCAGGGCCATTTGGGATAGTATAGTCTTATATCGAATTTTCCTTCTTCAAACTGATGTGGGGCTGGCAATACATAGTCGCTCCAGTAACCTACATCATCAAGATACAGGTTCCAATCTACTACAAGCTCCATCTTTTCAAGCGCTGCCTCCACCATTTGTGGCTGTATCATGGCAAATAATCCCCGATATGGATTTCTAAAGAAGACTGCCTTTGTCTTTTGAGTCTTATACAGGCCCCAACCAACCATGCCATAGTGGCCAGGTGCAGAGAAATCTTTATTTCTGTATATCTCGTCTGTTATAGGGAACATATTGCGGAAGTCTACAGGTTCTTT
This is a stretch of genomic DNA from Syntrophorhabdaceae bacterium. It encodes these proteins:
- a CDS encoding 4Fe-4S dicluster domain-containing protein; translation: MKAYGILIDTNYCTGCNTCCYRCIQEFRIHRQAANGLFKTFVAINDSGLYHKRCMHCFNPECVKVCPVNALTKSEYGPVLYDKEKCIGCQSCVKACPFSIPQYDEKTQKIEKCNLCAHRIVEGREPACAEACPTGAIQFGELKVIIGKAKDIAKKRKMAIYGLNEASGTSTYILTIGSPIKAGYPEVKKGPAKIKKSSVEPIGFMPIIAGAIIGSIRRLEERKRKIAEEKLKEG